From a region of the Sesamum indicum cultivar Zhongzhi No. 13 linkage group LG3, S_indicum_v1.0, whole genome shotgun sequence genome:
- the LOC105157132 gene encoding uncharacterized protein LOC105157132, producing the protein MSPPAKKTKSSSGSFVQPARKLATYTSTLRPSLVQIKREKLGASETPSLLKEEGESSQAANCVKGFLTPLDKRFLESLPRDQIMNLLALYASKTVLQIGDLLELGGSAVEEAQKKVEELEGDMHKKERQDEASLTYLRAKVLSLHSRLE; encoded by the exons ATGTCACCTCCTGCTAAGAAAACTAAGTCCTCCTCAGGCTCCTTCGTTCAACCTGCTCGCAAACTAGCCACTTATACTAGTACTCTTCGACCTTCGTTAGTGcaaataaaaagagagaaactTGGTGCGAGTGAGACTCCATCCTTACTAAAAGAAGAGGGTGAGAGCAGCCAGGCGGCCAACTGTGTCAAAGGGTTTCTGACTCCCTTGGATAAGAGGTTTCTGGAGAGCCTTCCTCGTGATCAAATCATGAACTTACTGGCTTTATATGCTAGCAAG ACTGTCTTGCAGATTGGGGACTTGCTAGAGCTTGGAGGATCTGCTGTGGAGGAGGCCCAGAAGAAGGTGGAGGAGCTAGAGGGAGATATGCACAAAAAGGAGCGCCAAGATGAGGCTAGCCTTACTTATCTGAGAGCTAAAGTATTAAGCTTACATAGTCGCCTAGAGTAA